The window CAGGAGGTCGCGGATGAACACAAGATACCGGTAGAAGTGAAGGCTTTTTCAATCGCAAAAATGGAAGAGATTTATGAAAAACTGCATCCAGACTGTATCCTGCTGGGGCCGCAGGTGAAATTTCTGTATTCTGACACCAAAAATATTTATGAAAAAAGGAATACACCAGTCGGCGTAATTGATGCAAAGGATTACGGAATGATGAATGGGGAAGCTGTATTAAAATATGCAGTTAAATTAATTAAAAGGGGAATTTCATAGAACAGGAAGGATCATCAAAACAAGATAAGGAGAGGGAAAATATGAATAACAAATTAATGGAAAAATTAGAATCCAGGTTAATGCCCGTTGCCCAGGTTATAAGTAAGAACAAATATCTGCTGTCCATAAGAGATGGATTTTTGATCAGTATGCCTCTGCTGGTTGTGGGTTCATTCTTTATGCTGATTGCAAACTTTCCGATTCAGCCATGGATCGATTTGCTGAAAAATACCTATATCAGCGGAGAATCTATATCATCAGTCTTATCGGTAGTAACAGACGCCACATTCTCTTTGATGGCTGTTTTTGTTGTTATGGGTATCGGATATAATTATGCAAAGTATGAGGAGACAAACAAAATATTCGGTGCGGCAGTTGCACTGATGGGCTGGTTTATGCTGATGCCTCTGACCACCTCTTTCATTCCGGAAGGATCGGAAAAAGTCTATGAGGTTGCAAGCATTCCCCTAAACTGGGTTGGGTCAAAAGGTATTTTTGTGGGAATATTATGTGCTATATTCTCGGTAAAGATATATAAACGGATCGAAAAAAAAGGCTGGGTCATCCGTATGCCAAAAGGAGTGCCTCCAACAGTGGGACAGTCATTTGCAGCTCTTTTACCTGCCGCGATTGTAGCAGCAGCATTTTTGGTTATTCATATTATTTTTTCATTTACACCCTGGAACAATGCATTTGATTTTATTTTTAATATTC of the Lacrimispora indolis DSM 755 genome contains:
- a CDS encoding PTS sugar transporter subunit IIB; the protein is MKRIYLFCSAGMSTSMLAGNMQEVADEHKIPVEVKAFSIAKMEEIYEKLHPDCILLGPQVKFLYSDTKNIYEKRNTPVGVIDAKDYGMMNGEAVLKYAVKLIKRGIS